The DNA window GACGCCGAGGCCGACCACCGTCAGCAGCGCGCCGAACAGATCCAGCCGCGGGGCGGACGGGTCAGCCGACTCCGGGATCACCCGCAGCGTCGCGGCCAGGGCGACCACGGCGAGCGCGACGTTCAGCCCGAAGACGGAACGCCACGACCAGAACTCCAGGAGCAGGCCGGAGGTGAGCACTCCCAGCAGGGCGCTCGCCCCGGCGACGCCCGTCCAGGCCCCGACGGCGCGCGGGCGCTGATCCGCGGGGAAGGTCGCGGTGATGGTCGACAGGGTCGCCGGCATCACCAGGGCGGCGCCGGCGCCGAGCACGGCGCGCAGGGCGATCAGCCAGCCGGGAGTGCTCACCGCCAGCGCCGCCACCGAGCCGGCACCGAAGATCGCGAGGCCGGCGATCAGGGCTCGGCGGCGTCCGTACCGGTCGCCGATGGCCCCGCCGAGCAGCAGCAGAGCAGCGAATGGCAGGGCGTAGGCATCGATGATCCAGGACAGCTGGGTCTGGGTGGCATGGGTGTCGCGCGCGATCGACGGGAGCGCCACGTTCAGCGACGCGACGGCGGCGACGACGGTGGCGAGCGCGAGCATGATCACTGGGAGGGTGGCGCGGCTGGTGGCTCCGGCGGCGCCGCCGCGAACGCCGATGCCGCTGGTGCCGCTGGTGCCGCTGGTGCCGACGGTGCCGCTGGTGCCGACGGTGCCGCTCTGCGGGCCGGTTGGCGGCTCCTGGGCCGCCATGGGAATGGTCATCGTGACCTCCGGTGGGGAGATGCTGACGTTGCCAACCTGCGGCACCGCGTCCCATGATTTCAACGGTGATGAATAAACCCGTCGCGGGCAGCCGCGGCCGACGGCCCGGCAGCCCGGACACCCGCGCCGCGATCCTCGAGGTCGCCCGCCGCCGTTTCCTCGACCAGGGGTACCGCTCGGTCTCGCTGCGTGCGATCGCCGCCGAGGCCGGCGTGGACGTCGCCCTGATCAGCTACTTCTTCGGCTCCAAGAAGGGCCTGTTCGGTGCGGCGCTCGGTCTGGTCGCCAACCCGCCCGAACTGCTGTCCAGCGCGCTGCAGGGTGACCGGGCCACCATGCCGGAGCGGGTGCTGCGCACGATCGTCACCACCTGGGACGAGCCCGACCTCGGCGGCCAGCTGGAGGTCATGGCGGTGGCGCTGATGCAGGAGCCCGAGTTCGCCCGGCTGTTCCGGGAGGTACTGGAGCGCGAGATCATCGGTCGGGTGGCCGAGTACCTGGGCGGCGCCGATGCCCCCCAACGGGCAGCCGCGTTCAGCGCGCAGGTGGCCGGCATCATTTTCAGCCGCTACATCCTCCGGCTCGAACCCATCGCGAGCATGCCCGCCGATGAATTAGTCCGGTACCTCTCCCCCGGCCTGCGTGCCGTGCTGCGCTCCCCGCACCCAGGCTGGCGATGACGGTCACCGCGAGCGACACGGAACTGGCCACCCGTGCCATATTCGGACGCGTGACCAGTCCACAGGAGACACGCAGACGACTTCCGGCCTTCGCCGAGGTCGGGCTCGGCCTGGGCCAGATCGTGGACGGCGAGCTGCCCGGCACCATCGAGGTGCTTCCGACGATGTGGGCGTCCGGCAGCCGCCGGCCGATGATCTCGATCGCGGCCACCTGGGTCGACACCCAGCTCGGCATGCTCGCCATCCAGGCCCTCGAACCGCGGCTGGTGGTCACCCTCGAACTGGACGTCCACCTGTTCGACGGGATCGACGGCGCCACCTCACTGCGCACCGCGGCGCGCATCGCCCGCGCCGGGTCGTCGATTGTCGTCGCCCGGATGGACATCACCACGGCGACGGGGGTACGGGTCGGTTTCGGCCACGGCACGTTCATGGCCGCGCCCGACCCGACGAGGACGATGCCCAGCATCGCGAAGGCGCTGGCCAGGTACCAGGCCGGGCAGGCACCCCTGGACGAGCCGTTCGCGCGGCGGGTCGGCTGCGAGCGCACCGCGCCGGGCGAGGCCGTGATGCCCGTGGCCCCCTACGTGGTCAACGGCACGAAGGCGATCCAGGGCGGCCTGCTCACGGCGACCGTCGAGGAGGCCGCGCGCTCCGCCGACCCCGACAACCGGCCGCTGGCGCATATGCACGTCCGCTACCTGCGGCCGGTGCGGGTCGGGCCCGCCGTCGCCCGCGCCGCCGTGCACGGGGGCATCGGCGAGGTCGACGTCCACGACAGCGGCACCGGGGCACTCGCCCTGATCGGCACCACCCACGCCGCCACCAGCTGAGCCCGCGTCCGGCCTCCGGCGGCAGCTCAAGGCACACAACACCAAAATTCACCACAAAAGCGACTAAACCCACTTGGCGGCCCGCAAGCGTGAAGGATTTCGGTCGTCGGAACGACAAGAATCCTTCACTCTTGCGACTCGTCAAGCCGGAGCTCCAGCCCCCAGGGCGGGCATCGCCTGGCCGCGCGCCACCGGCGGATCCGAGCCCTCACCCGCCCCATAGTTTCAGTTACAGCACTACTGAAGCTAAGATTCGACCATGGTTTCAGGTCCGTCGGGCGGCCAGCGGGCCGGAGACACCCAGGCCGGCACGGGCGCGGGCACGGGCACCGGCTGGCCGGCCCTGGGCTGGGAGGAGCACGACTGGGCCTCGAAGATCCCGGATGATCTGGTCTCCACCCGGATGCGCGCACGCCATCGGGGTCCGTATCGAGCCGCCGTCGTGCCGGTGATCGCCGACCGGGCTCCGCCGCTCCCCGTCCACGTGGCGTCGCTGGCGGACGACGCCTCGGCCGAGATCGCCCGCTTCGACGCGGAACTCGGCGCGGAGGTCGCGCCGTTCGCCTCCGTCCTGCTCCGTTCCGAGTCCGCCTCATCCTCCAGGATCGAGAACCTCACCTCGGGAGCCAAGGCGATCGCCCTCGCCGAGCTCGGCAGCACCGAGAAACGCAACGCGGCCGAGATCGTCGGCAACGTCGCCGCGATGCGGGCGGCCCTCGACCTCGCCGACCGCCTGGACGAATCCGCCGTCCTCGCGATGCACGCCGCGCTGATGGCGGGCCACGCGCCGAGCATCGGCGGCCGGTGGCGCGAGGAGCAGGTCTGGATCGGCGGCGACTCCTACGGGCCCCATGGGGCGTCGTTCATACCCCCGCATCACCGCCACGTCCCGGCCCTGATGGCGGATCTCCTGTGCTTCGCGAACAGGGCCGATGTTCCGGTCCTGAGCCAGGCCGCCGTCGCGCACGCCCAGTTCGAGACGATCCACCCGTTCCCCGACGGGAACGGCCGAACCGGCCGTGCGCTCGTCCACGCGATGCTGCGTCGCCATGGCCTGACCCGCAACGTCACGGTGCCGGTCTCGGCCGGCCTGCTCACCGACACCGCGGCCTACTTCGACGCCCTCGACGCCTACCGTGACGGCGACGTGGCCCCGATCGTCGAAAGGTTCGCGACGGCGTCGGTCACCGCGATCACGAACGGGCGCCAGCTGGCGAGCGAGCTGCGGGCGATCCGCGCCGGCTGGGAGAATCGGCTGAAGATCCGGCGCGACGCCCGGGCGTGGCAGCTCGCGGACCTGCTGCTGCGCCAGCCCGTCGTCGACGCCCAGGCGGTGGCGGCCGAGCTGGGTGTCACCCGACAGAACGCCCAGCGGGTGATCGCGCCACTGGCGGAGGCCGGGATCATCACCGAGTTCACCGGCTTCACCCGCAACCGGATGTGGCAGGCCTCCGAAGTCCTCAGCGCGCTGGACTCGTTCGCCGCCCGCGCCGGCCGCCGCGGCGCCCCGTAGTAGCGGCCAGGGGGCACACCCGGCCAGCGAACGCGGTTCGACGGGGGGCGGCAGCAATACCGAACAGATGCGGCCGAGCAGATGCGTTGGAGCCGCGGAGATCCGGGCCCGGGCAGCATCCTGCTGCCATTATTAAGCTATAGCATGCTGGGGGGCTTGCCGCAAGACCCAGGTTGTACCGCAGAATCGCGGACCGAAGCCGGAACTGCGGAAACGAGGGTCGCGATATGCACGTGTCGCTGTCGACGAACGAACCACACGGGGTGGACATCCACCTCGGTTCGGAGCCGCTCGCGTGAATCCGGTGACGACGAGCGCGTTCGGTCTTCCCGACCATCTCACCGCCAAGGCCGCGCCGGAGCTGATCGCCGACGACGAGCGGCATCTGGCAGCCGTCGCGGCGAGCCTGGAGCAGTCGATCGCCGACCTGGTCCGCCGGCTCGACGCCGAGCGGCTGGCTCCCGGTGGTCTCGGCCAGGCGGCGATGGATCGGGACATCGAGATCTACCGGCTGAGCACCCGCCTGCGCGCCCTGCGCCGCTTCGGTCTGGACCTGTGCCTCGGCCGCATGGTCCACCCGGACGAGCCCGAACCCCTGTACGTCGGGCGGCTCGGCCTCACCGACGGCGCGGGGCGCCGGCTGCTGCTCGACTGGCGCTCCCCCGCGGCCGAGCCGTTCTTCGGCGCGACCCATGCGAACCCGATGGGCCTGACCAGCCGCCGCCGCTACCGCTGGGCCCGCGGCCGGATCAGCGACTACTGGGACGAGATCTTCACCGACGACGTCTTCGACGGGCACGCGGCGCTCGACGACCAGTCCGCGTTCATCGCCAGCCTCGGCAGCAGCCGGACGTCCCGCATGCGCGACGTGCTCGGCACCATCCAGGCCGACCAGGACGCCATCATCCGGGCCGGGTCCGACGGCGCGCTGGTCGTCGACGGCGGCCCGGGCACCGGCAAGACCGTCGTCGCGCTGCACCGCACCGCCTATCTGCTCTACTCCGACGCCCGGGTCGGGGCCCGCCGCGGTGGCGTGCTGGTGGTCGGCCCGCACCAGCCGTACCTGGCCTACGTCGCGGACGTCCTGCCGAGCCTCGGCGAGGAGGGCGTGCAGACCTGCACCGTGCGCGACCTGGTCACCGAAGGCGCGGCGGCGGTGGTCGAGGCCGACCCGGAAGTGGCCCGGCTGAAGTCGTCGGCGGACCTGGTGGGGGCGATCGAGGCGGCCGTCCGGTTCTACGAGGAGCCCCCCACCCAGGGCATGACGATCACGACCGGCTGGTCGGAGCTGTGGCTCGGCCCCGACGACTGGGCCGAGGCCTTCGACGCGCCGGAGCCCGGCACCCCGCACAACGAGGCACGTGACCGGGTCCTGGCGGAGCTGCTCACGATCCTGCTGGACAAGCACATCGACGCCGCCGGTATGGACTCCGACGGCGGCGACCGCGGCGAGGCCACGGCCGGGCTGGTCCGCCGGTCGCTGCTGCGCAACCGGGAGCTGCTCACCGCCCTGAACAACGCCTGGCCGCTGCTTGAGGCGGCCGACCTGGTCGCGGACCTGTGGTCGGTGCCCGCCTACCTGCGCAGATGCGCGCCGTGGCTGAGCCCGGACGAGGTCCGCCGGCTCCAGCGCCCGCGGGCGGGCGCCTGGACCGTCGCCGACCTGCCGTTCCTCGACGCGGCCCGCCGCCGCCTCGGTGACCCGGCCGAAGCCCGCCGCCGACGCCGGCAGTCCGCCGCGACCGCGGCCGAACAGGAGCGCATGACCAGGGTCATCGACAACCTGCTCGCGGCCGACGACGACGGCGAGGGCGCGATGACGATGCTGCGCGGGCAGGACCTCCGGGACACCCTCGTCGACTCCGCCGCGCTGCCGGCGACCGACCCGGACCTGCTCGCCGGCCCGTTCGCGCACATCATCGTGGACGAGGCCCAGGAGCTGACCGACGCGCAGTGGCAGATGCTGCTGGCACGCTGCCCGTCCCGCAGCTTCACCGTCGTCGGGGACCGCGCCCAGGCCCGGCACGGTTTCACCGAGTCGTGGCAGGAGCGGATCGGGCGGGCCGGCTTCGACCGGATCACGCTGGCGTCGCTGACCGTCAACTACCGCACCCCCGAGGAGGTCATGGCCGCGGCCGAGCCGGTCATCCGCGCGGCGCTGCCGGACGCCAACGTGCCGACCTCGATCCGCAGCAGCGGCCTTCCCGTCGTGTACGGGTCGACGTCCGAGCTGGGTTCGATCCTCGACACGTGGCTCGCCGCGAACACCGAAGGGACCGCCTGCGTCATCGGCGATCCGACGTTCGCGGCGACGTCGCGGGTGCGGTCGCTGCCACCGGAGCTGTCGAAGGGGCTCGAGTTCGACCTGGTCGTCCTCGTCGACCCGGCGGCGTTCGGCGACGGCGTCGAGGGGGCCGTCGACCGCTATGTCGCGATGACCCGCGCCACCCAGCAGCTCGTCATCCTCACCAGCCGCTGACCGCGACCTGACCCGCCAGCTCGCTGGCCCGGTGTTCCGCGAGCAAGGGTCGCCAGGCCACTGCGCCGGCCTCCACGGATGCAGGGAGGAACAGGGCCGCCACACCTGGCCGATCAAGCCCCGACCCGCGGCTCGCGTCGGTTTCTCGGGTCAGGATGGCGCCAGCCAGATTTTGGCGGGATCTGACCACTACCAGCTACTACCCGACGACCATGGGGAGCGGGAGGGGTTGGAAGCCGGGAAGATCAAAGGATTTTGGTCGTTGTAACGACCAAAATCCCTTGATCTTGTCCGATGGCAACCGCGGACGCGGTTGCGGCCGGGTGTCGCCGCGCCGCCGGGCAGGGGCCGCCGCGCCTGGCCCATCAAGCCCCGACCCGCGACTCAGTCAGTTTGGTGTCAGAAGTGAAGATCTTGGCGCCGGCAGCAACCGAAATCCTCACTTCTTGTGGATTGTCAAGCGATCCCGCGCCCCGTTTGTGACTATTGCCGTGAATTGCTGGCGTCGGGTTGCCGGGAGTGCCGTGCGGTCGACTTGCCGAGCCCGGCGTCGCCGCCAAGGATCCAACGCACACGATGCGTCATCCGAACAGGTCAGCCAACCGCGCTCTGTCCGGAAGCCAGCCGGACTACCCGCCGGTGCCGAATACGCAATGCCGGGAGACGTCGACATGGGTGATCCGGGTTTTCCCTTCGAGGACCGGCAGGACTTCGCCGACGCGGAGCGGGGGCTGATCGCGACGCTGGACCCCGGGGTGGTCGAGGACGACCACGGCACGGTGGTCTGGGACAACGACTCCTATGCGTCGTTCCTGCGTGGTGACGGTGCCGACTCGGTACACCGGAGCCTGTGGCGGCAGTCGTCGCTGGTCACCCGCCAGGGGCTGTTCGAGGTCGTGCCCGGTATCTACCAGGTGCGGGGCCTGGACCTGTCGAACGTCTCGTTCGTGGAGGGCGACACGGGCGTAGTCGTCATCGATCCGCTGTTGTCGGTGGAGACCGCGCGGGCGGCGATGAAGCTCTACCGGTCGCAGCGCGGCGGCCGGCCGGTCACCGGTGTGATCTACACGCACAGCCACGCCGACCACTTCGGCGGGGTGAAGGGCGTCGTCGACGAGGCGGATGTCGACGCCGGCCGGGTGCCGGTGATCGCGCCGCAGGGGTTCCTGGAGCACGCGATCTCGGAGAACGTCTACGCGGGCACGGCGATGGCCCGCCGGGCCGGCTACATGTACGGCGCGGCGCTGCCGCGCGGGCCCCGGGGCGGGGTCGGGGCCGGGCTGGGGCAGACGACCTCGACCGGGACGGTGAGCCTCATCCCGCCCACCGTCGACATCACCCGGACGGGCCAGGAGCTGACCGTCGACGGGGTACGGATGGTGTTCCAGCTGGCGCCGAACTCCGAGGCACCGGCGGAGATGCACTTCCTGCTCCCCGCGCGGCGGGCACTGTGCATCGCCGAGAACGCGACCCACACCCTGCACAACGTGCTGACGCTGCGCGGGGCGCTGGTGCGTGACCCGCGTTCCTGGGCCCGCTATCTGACCGAGGCCATCGAGATGTTCGCCGGCGCCGCCGACGGCGCTTCGGGCGTGGACGTCGTCTTCGCGTCGCACCACTGGCCGACCTGGGGCGCGGACAACGTCGTCGAGTTCCTGCGGCTGCAGCGCGATCTGTATGCGTACCAGCACGACCAGACCGTCCGGCTCATCAACAAGGGCTGGACCGGGGCGGAGATCGCCGAGATGGTCGAGCTGCCGCCAGCCCTGCGGCGCGCCTGGCATGCACACGGCTTCTACGGGTCGGTCAGCCACAACGTCAAGGCGGTCTACCAGCGCTACATGGGCTGGTACGACGGGAATCCGGCCCGGCTGTGGCAGCATCCCCCGGCGGAGGCGGCACGCCGCTACGTCGAGTTCATGGGCGGCGCCGACGCCGTGGTCGACAAGGCGCGCCGTTGTGCCGACGAGGGCGACCTGCGGTGGGCCGCGCAGGTGCTCGACCATGTCGTGTTCGCCGAGCCCGACCACAAGGAAGGCCGGGCCCTGCTCGCGGACGTGCTCGAACAGCTCGGGTTCGGCTGTGAGAACGGCACGTGGCGCAACTGCTACCTTTCCGGGGCGCAGGAGCTGCGGGACGGCAACTTCGGCACACCGACCGTGACCAGCGCCCCCGACCTGCTCGCCCAGCTCCCTCCGGAGATGTTCCTCGACGCGCTGTCGGTGCAGGTGAACGGGCCCGAGGCGTGGCATCTCGACCTGGCGATCCGCTGGGTGTTCCCCGACGACCGGCCGGACGGGTCGTCCTTCCGCACGACGCTGACCAACGGCGTCCTCACCGCGGTGCGCGGAGGTGCCGGTGACGTCTCACTCACGATCACCCTGCCCCGGGCGGCGATGACGGCGGTGGCCGCGGGCCGCCTCGACGCCGCCCGCGGCGCCGGGCTCTCGCTCGACGGCGACGAGCGGACCCTGCAGCAGCTGCTCGGCGTCCTAGACCCCGGTGACCCCGGTTTCAACATCGTCGAACCCTGATCCGCCCCTGATCCGACACCTGTGGGTGGCATTGCCGGCAAGCAAGAAAGGAGGATTTCGGCTACCACAATGACCAAAACCCTCACTTCTTGCGGATTATCAGGCGACCCTGCGGGGGCTTTTTGCCGCTCTTGTCATGAATTTTTCGGCCCAGGTGCCAAGGCACGCCACCAGCGGAGCTCATAGCCGCGCAGGAGATCGCCAGCTGCGGCCGATGGCGGGCAGCTCCCCGCCGGTCAGCGGCCACCGCCGATCGCCTTTCCGAACAGCAGGGCGCCGAGCAGGAGGAACAGCACCATCATGACCGGCCCGTTGTGCGCGACCATCCACCGCCGCCACTCGTCGAGCGGCGCCCTCGCCCGTTCCCCCAGCGCAAGGTAGAAGACCAGCGGTGTCAGGATGCCCACCGAGCCGAGCAACACGTAGACCGTGAGCGCGCCGGCCTGGGCCAGCCCGGACACCCCGGTCTGGGCGACCACGGCAGCGGCGGTCACGGTCAGCGACAGGTTCTTCGGGTTGGCAGCCGCCACCAGCGCGCCGAGCCTCGCCGACCGCCGCGGGCCGATCTTCTGGATCGTCGCCATCCAGGTCGGCTGGGGCGCCGGGTGCCGCCCGTCCGGGCGACGCCGCCACAGCTGGGCCGCGCGCCACAGGAACAGCGCCCCGAGACATCCCTTGATCACCCGTACCGCGGTCGTGGGGCCGCTGTGAGCGCTGTAGTCGCGGCCGTCCGCGACGACCAGGGCGAGCGCGGTGACGACGCACAGCCCCACCAGCCAGCCGGCCGCGAAGGCCGGCCCACAGGCCCGTGCCCGCGGCGCGCCCAGCAGCAGGATCATCGCGACGATCGGCAACGGGCTGATCGCCGCTCCGACCGCCAGTGGCAGGAGAACCTCCGCCGCCTCACCCATGGCCGGACATTTCACCCCGGCGACGAGCCTTCCGGCGAGGCCCCCGCATGGACACTCCATGAATTCGATCCACCACTCCAAGTATCCCAGCGTGGGTGGACGACCAGATCAGGACCGACCAGCCGGGGAGCCGGGGAGCCGGAAGCATCCCTCGCTGCGGCGACGTCTCCGAAGGCCGGGTTTTCGGTGCGAACCACGGAAGAAGTTCGCCCGCGCGGCCATGAAAATCCCGCAACGCCTGCTGTTGCACGATCACACTGCCCGCAGCCGGCCACGGGCTGTCCGCCCGAGCCTCGGTCAACTGCCGATTCTGCTCGGCGTAGGCGGGCGCCGACCCGCGACCCGGCGCCCGCCACGACTGCTGCTCGACGGCAAGGTTGGTGGCGGGTCAGCCCGCA is part of the Parafrankia irregularis genome and encodes:
- a CDS encoding TetR/AcrR family transcriptional regulator, with translation MNKPVAGSRGRRPGSPDTRAAILEVARRRFLDQGYRSVSLRAIAAEAGVDVALISYFFGSKKGLFGAALGLVANPPELLSSALQGDRATMPERVLRTIVTTWDEPDLGGQLEVMAVALMQEPEFARLFREVLEREIIGRVAEYLGGADAPQRAAAFSAQVAGIIFSRYILRLEPIASMPADELVRYLSPGLRAVLRSPHPGWR
- a CDS encoding Fic family protein, yielding MVSGPSGGQRAGDTQAGTGAGTGTGWPALGWEEHDWASKIPDDLVSTRMRARHRGPYRAAVVPVIADRAPPLPVHVASLADDASAEIARFDAELGAEVAPFASVLLRSESASSSRIENLTSGAKAIALAELGSTEKRNAAEIVGNVAAMRAALDLADRLDESAVLAMHAALMAGHAPSIGGRWREEQVWIGGDSYGPHGASFIPPHHRHVPALMADLLCFANRADVPVLSQAAVAHAQFETIHPFPDGNGRTGRALVHAMLRRHGLTRNVTVPVSAGLLTDTAAYFDALDAYRDGDVAPIVERFATASVTAITNGRQLASELRAIRAGWENRLKIRRDARAWQLADLLLRQPVVDAQAVAAELGVTRQNAQRVIAPLAEAGIITEFTGFTRNRMWQASEVLSALDSFAARAGRRGAP
- a CDS encoding alkyl/aryl-sulfatase; its protein translation is MGDPGFPFEDRQDFADAERGLIATLDPGVVEDDHGTVVWDNDSYASFLRGDGADSVHRSLWRQSSLVTRQGLFEVVPGIYQVRGLDLSNVSFVEGDTGVVVIDPLLSVETARAAMKLYRSQRGGRPVTGVIYTHSHADHFGGVKGVVDEADVDAGRVPVIAPQGFLEHAISENVYAGTAMARRAGYMYGAALPRGPRGGVGAGLGQTTSTGTVSLIPPTVDITRTGQELTVDGVRMVFQLAPNSEAPAEMHFLLPARRALCIAENATHTLHNVLTLRGALVRDPRSWARYLTEAIEMFAGAADGASGVDVVFASHHWPTWGADNVVEFLRLQRDLYAYQHDQTVRLINKGWTGAEIAEMVELPPALRRAWHAHGFYGSVSHNVKAVYQRYMGWYDGNPARLWQHPPAEAARRYVEFMGGADAVVDKARRCADEGDLRWAAQVLDHVVFAEPDHKEGRALLADVLEQLGFGCENGTWRNCYLSGAQELRDGNFGTPTVTSAPDLLAQLPPEMFLDALSVQVNGPEAWHLDLAIRWVFPDDRPDGSSFRTTLTNGVLTAVRGGAGDVSLTITLPRAAMTAVAAGRLDAARGAGLSLDGDERTLQQLLGVLDPGDPGFNIVEP
- a CDS encoding PaaI family thioesterase codes for the protein MTSPQETRRRLPAFAEVGLGLGQIVDGELPGTIEVLPTMWASGSRRPMISIAATWVDTQLGMLAIQALEPRLVVTLELDVHLFDGIDGATSLRTAARIARAGSSIVVARMDITTATGVRVGFGHGTFMAAPDPTRTMPSIAKALARYQAGQAPLDEPFARRVGCERTAPGEAVMPVAPYVVNGTKAIQGGLLTATVEEAARSADPDNRPLAHMHVRYLRPVRVGPAVARAAVHGGIGEVDVHDSGTGALALIGTTHAATS
- the helR gene encoding RNA polymerase recycling motor ATPase HelR, with the protein product MNPVTTSAFGLPDHLTAKAAPELIADDERHLAAVAASLEQSIADLVRRLDAERLAPGGLGQAAMDRDIEIYRLSTRLRALRRFGLDLCLGRMVHPDEPEPLYVGRLGLTDGAGRRLLLDWRSPAAEPFFGATHANPMGLTSRRRYRWARGRISDYWDEIFTDDVFDGHAALDDQSAFIASLGSSRTSRMRDVLGTIQADQDAIIRAGSDGALVVDGGPGTGKTVVALHRTAYLLYSDARVGARRGGVLVVGPHQPYLAYVADVLPSLGEEGVQTCTVRDLVTEGAAAVVEADPEVARLKSSADLVGAIEAAVRFYEEPPTQGMTITTGWSELWLGPDDWAEAFDAPEPGTPHNEARDRVLAELLTILLDKHIDAAGMDSDGGDRGEATAGLVRRSLLRNRELLTALNNAWPLLEAADLVADLWSVPAYLRRCAPWLSPDEVRRLQRPRAGAWTVADLPFLDAARRRLGDPAEARRRRRQSAATAAEQERMTRVIDNLLAADDDGEGAMTMLRGQDLRDTLVDSAALPATDPDLLAGPFAHIIVDEAQELTDAQWQMLLARCPSRSFTVVGDRAQARHGFTESWQERIGRAGFDRITLASLTVNYRTPEEVMAAAEPVIRAALPDANVPTSIRSSGLPVVYGSTSELGSILDTWLAANTEGTACVIGDPTFAATSRVRSLPPELSKGLEFDLVVLVDPAAFGDGVEGAVDRYVAMTRATQQLVILTSR
- a CDS encoding GAP family protein, with product MGEAAEVLLPLAVGAAISPLPIVAMILLLGAPRARACGPAFAAGWLVGLCVVTALALVVADGRDYSAHSGPTTAVRVIKGCLGALFLWRAAQLWRRRPDGRHPAPQPTWMATIQKIGPRRSARLGALVAAANPKNLSLTVTAAAVVAQTGVSGLAQAGALTVYVLLGSVGILTPLVFYLALGERARAPLDEWRRWMVAHNGPVMMVLFLLLGALLFGKAIGGGR